The following is a genomic window from Halobacterium sp. R2-5.
GCCGGCGCGGTACGCGAGCGCGACGCCGTCACCGGTGTTGGCGACGGCGTTCGTCGTGTGATCGTACGCCTGCCCGGGACCGCCGGTCGCGAGAATCACGCCGTCGTGGGCGCGGAAGCCCGCGATTTCGCCGGACTGGACGTCCCACGCGACGACGCCGTGACAGTCGCGCTCGTTCGGGTCGTCCTCGTCGGTGACCGCGAGCTGGCTGACGTACCACTCGTCGTACACTTCGATGCCTCGCTTAACCACTTGCTCGTACAGCGTGTGGAGCATGTGGTGGCCGGTTTCGGCGCCCGCGTACGTCGTCCGCGGGAACGAGAGGCCGCCGAACGGCCGCTGGCTGACGGTGCCGTCGTCCTCGCGGGAGAACGGCATCCCCCAGTGTTCGAGCTGGATGACCTCCTCGGGCGCGTCCTGCGCGAACGTGTCGACTGCGGGGGCGTCCGCGAGGTAGTCCGACCCCTTCATCGTGTCGTACGCGTGGTCCTGCCAGGAGTCGCCGTCGCGGAGCGCGGCGTTGATGCCGCCCTCCGCGGCGCCCGTGTGCGAGCGCACCGGGTGGAGTTTCGTCACTATCGCTACGTCCGCGCCTTCCTCGTGGGCGGCGATCGCGGCGCGGAGGCCCGCGCCACCGCCGCCGACTACGATTACGTCGTGCTCGTACATGTTACCAGAATTTGAGGTTCTGCTTGACCGCTTCTCGTTTCAGCTCTTGGATGTGCTCGGTGAGCGGGATGTCCTTCGGGCAGACGTTCGTACACGAGAACTGGGTCTGGCAGCGCCAGACGCCGTGCTCGTCCTCGATGATCTCGAGGCGCTCCTGGCGCTTCTGCTCGCCCTCGCGCTCGTCCATGTAGAACCGGTAGGCCTTGTTGATGGCCGCCGGGCCGAGGTACTTGTTGTCGCCGGCTGCGATGTTACACGAGGACATGCAGGCGCCACACCAGATGCAGCGCGTCGAGAGCTTGATGTTCTCGCGGTTCTCGCGGTCCTGGCGCTGCTCTTCGAGCTCGCCGTCCGGCGTCTCGTCGGGGTCGAAGAACGGGTCGACGGACTCCATCTGGTCGTAGAAGTGGTCCATCTCCACGACGAGGTCCTTCACGACCTCCTGGTGGGGCAGCGGCTCGACCCGCACGGGCCCGTCGAGGTCCGCGATCTGGGTCTGGCAGCCGAGGCGCTGGCGACCGTTGACGAAGAACGCGTCCGACCCACAGACCGCCTGCCGGCAGGAGTGCCGGAAGGTGAGACTGGAGTCGTACTCGTCGCGCGCGTAGATGAGCGCGTCCAGCACGGTCATCCCCTTCTCGAAGGGCACGGTGAAGGAGTCGAAGCGCGGCTCCTCTTTGCCCTCGATCTCGGGGTCGTAGCGGAAGACCTTCAGCTCGACAGTCTCGCCCTGGATCTCGTTGGCGGCGGCCGCTTCGTCGGCCTC
Proteins encoded in this region:
- a CDS encoding succinate dehydrogenase/fumarate reductase iron-sulfur subunit — translated: MSTQTPETETETEQPSSTSPQQRRMEKKQAKKDQREADEAAAANEIQGETVELKVFRYDPEIEGKEEPRFDSFTVPFEKGMTVLDALIYARDEYDSSLTFRHSCRQAVCGSDAFFVNGRQRLGCQTQIADLDGPVRVEPLPHQEVVKDLVVEMDHFYDQMESVDPFFDPDETPDGELEEQRQDRENRENIKLSTRCIWCGACMSSCNIAAGDNKYLGPAAINKAYRFYMDEREGEQKRQERLEIIEDEHGVWRCQTQFSCTNVCPKDIPLTEHIQELKREAVKQNLKFW